ttgtgagtACATCCGTGGACACATCTCTGAGCGGAGGGCTCAGGATATCAACTTGCGGAGGATTGACTTGCggaagaagctcgcttccgaccaattcaagaggaattagcAGGATTTTTGATGAGGTAAGTCCTCCAtcgtaaaggagaacactattacaagGACTAAGAACTTCTGCTACCGTAAATTGTATATGGAAACTTGTTTGAAGTTATATATGGTCACCCGATATTGAATATTATATATTcctcttgcattcttcttgtttgaaatttcaaacttacattcatatgcatcaacgtgtaacgtgtatatagtagcgtggaatatgtgtactgaaacttctttaaaattaaaataaaacacaaaataaaatataaaataaatgaAACACAACGAAAAGAAATCAGATTTAGGGGggttaaaaccctaaacctgcggagacctttagtcccggttggtctggccaaccgcgactaaaggtcctccgccccgacggacgcCTGACGCCCACGTGGAtgcgcctttagtcgcggttcgtaagcaaccgcgactaaagggggggctctAGTCTCGCAtaattagtcccggttgcgcaaccgggactaaaacccgttaccaaccgggactaaagccctttttctactagtgatttaGCGATGGGTGAGAGCCAATCTATCAAGTGTGTCAAGTGCTTTGCCGTTGCAATGCTGAAGGTGTTCGGCGAGGTTTATTTACGAGCACCTAATGAAGCAGATACGGCAAGGCTTCTTGAGTTCAACAAGAATCATGGATTTCCAGGTATGTTTGGTTCAAAGGCCACAAAAAAGATTCTACTATAATCCTTGAAGCTGTGACTGACTATGAAATTCggatttggcatgcatttttCGGATTGCCCGGTACATCGACATCAACATTGTCCAATGGTCACCCTTAATGAGCAGGATTGCTTTGGATGATACTCCACTGGTGCAATTTCAAGTCAATTGGTGCACATACAACTTTGGGTACTTTCTAGCCGACGGCATCTACCCAAATTAGCAAACATTTGCGAAGCGGGTTATCAAACCATCTGGTAAGAAACAAGTTCAATTACACAATGCACAAGTGACGGCAAGAAAAGATGTTAAGAGAGCATTTGAGATTTTGCAAGCCCAATTTGCTATTGTTAGAGGACTGCTAGATTTTGGTATCAAGAGGTCCTTTGATACATCATGAATGCAAGTatcatcatgcataacatgatcatcGAAGATGAGCGTGGTCAAGCCAATGACTGCTTGCACTATGAGTTGATGGGCCGGCCAGTTCGAGTGCATAGGAGAGAAAAGAGAGTTGACAAATTAATTGCCTCCTACAAAGCTATTTCGAAGGAGGAAACTCATCTTGACATCTGATCGACCTTTCTAGTTGTTAATTTTTATTTGTGGATGCGCCAGCGTATACAATGCCTGGAAAAGACGTGTTTTGCGCGCGCTAAATTTTGGAGcgtcggctggagatgctctaaaccccACGACCTAGGCGTGCATAGGTCCAACGTTTCATGTTTGCACGCCAACTTCGGATTAAATCATGATGACGAGAGAGGATCGGACGCGGACTGATTACAACACGGCCGAAACGTATATATAGAGCCAACCTAGCTCGTCGTCGTCGAGACCGACCGATCGAGCTAGTAGCGGAAGCCCCGTCCCGTACGAAGCGAACTCCCGTCTCCCCGGGTGGCAATGCCGACGAAATATTTGATCGTCACCCTCCCCGTGCAATCCGCCGCCGGCGACTCTGAAGcctccctctggcgccgcctccagGAGTCCATCTCCCGCAACTCCCTCGACACCCCGCTCTACCGCGTAAGCATCTCCTCCTTGATTATATTATCTCTGCTACTCCAATCTTCCGGCCGTGCTCACTCCTCCGCCTCCCTTCGCGCAGTTCACCCTCCCGCGCTTCAGAGGCACCACGTTCAACTCCCTCATCGCCCTCAGCGACGAACTCGTCAGGGTGCGCCCCCTCTTCCTCCTTCCCCAAGCTTTAGCCGTCTCGCTCGCTAGCTGCTGCTGTTAGGTCGTTTTGTTTTTCTGAACTTCTCACGCGATGCCGATCGGTGTTGCTCCCGTCCGTGCAGTCGAACGTCTTGATCGAGGGGCTGGCGCTTAAGATCCGGAAGCAGATCGAGGACCTAGAACGCGACAGAAACGCCGGTAGTGGCACCCTCGCCGTCGACGGCGTCCCGGTCGACTCCTACCTCTCCAGGTCTGTTCAGCGATATATAGGTTTTCCCGTACGGTCGTGTGTGTCTGCTTAATCAGCTGATGAAACTGTAGCGTTTGCTTTCCAATGTTGGTCGTGTAGGTTTGTGTGGGATGAGGATAAGTACCCGGTAAAGCCGCCACTCAAGGAAATCGTCGCCAGCATCCTATCACGGGTCCGCAAGATCGAAGATCGCTTGAAGGTGATAATAAGTAACTCTTCTTTCGATTCTTCAGTACTGTAGCTTCTTCCCTTATCTGGCCCGAATTCTGGGACCATCCACACTTACGCGTGGTCATTAATTAGTCGGGCAATGTGGGTATAATATATTTTGGATAGTTGTTGGTTATTAGCAAATGTACTCTTTAGCAACGAATACATAAATATATGCTAAGTAGTCACGGTTTCTGGTTTGGTCTTGACGCTTGAACATCTGAAGTTCAAAGCGAAGGACTTTGTCAGCTTGCTGCTGTTAGCCAGTGCACTTTGTGATGTAGTTTGGCTTCTCTACATAGCAATTTGCTCAACTACTGTAGCTGTTTCATGCTTGCCTCTTGTAGCATTGAATTGTCTCGAGAAATTCATGCCAATATCGAGGAAACCATTAGGATTCACTCGTGCCTAGATTTGTCAGGAAAAGAAAAGTTTAGTGTTCTATAACGAAAACTCCACGTTGAACTCTCGCCTATGATATTGGCTTTAACCTTATTCGAAGTATATTTCCTTATGGGGCTCAATCCTGAGTTTATGGAGCTTCACTTCGTTCTGATAATAGATAAAAGTGACTTCGTAATCTTTGTTGGTAGGATTGCTGAGTTTACAGAAGCTGAACATGCCTTCTTTTTCCAGGTTCAAGCAGCGGACTATAATTCTGTTAAGAACCAGGTTAAATCAATAACCAGAAAGCAAAGTATAAGGTAAATCATCACGGCACACCTCGCGTGACTAGTCGCTAGAAGAAACTGCTGCTCAATACTAACACTATGTTGCTGAGCTTATTGCCTTTAAGTCTCCGTATAAGAAAGAACAAGAAAATCAAGTTTCTCCTTCCATTTGTTCTGTTTTTCCTACTCTAATCGGTTCGCCCTTCTTGTCTGACAGCTTAGTGACACGTGATCTTTCGAACCTGGTAAAGGCAGAGGATATTATCACTTCCGAACATCTAACAACACTTCTTGCTGTTGTTCCAAAATACTCCCAACAGGACTGGTTGTCATCCTATGAGTTTTTCGACACATTTGTGGTAAGTTGAAAATTTGGGGCATTCACTTGAGTAGTGATAATATTGGTCACAAACTGTATATTGAATtatcggttttgctatgtctcagtcaactgagattttcttaagtctaagtcacttacaaaaaaagtgctttgagttgcacttttctgtttaaaatgtgcaattgcactttttaaaTGTGCAACTGGACTGAGTTGCAGTTTTCTTtaaactgcagttgcacttttctgaggtgactcagtcaactgagacatagacacacccTTGAATTATCTGCGCACCATGCTCCATTTCTGCAATTCCCTATTCTACACTTGCTTTTTTCGCTCTCTTGTTATTACTACCTTGAGATATCTATGAAATTGTAAATATATCACTCACAACTCCTTCACTCAGATACTGCTTTAATTAGCCCTTATGATGAGCTTATTTTATTATCTTACAAGTTTTCCTATTTGTGATTCTATGCGCCTCACTGGTTGTTGAATTATAGGTGCCGAGATCATCTAAAAGACTTTATGAGGATAATGAATATGCTCTCTACACTGTAACACTATTTGCTAAGGTTGTTGACAATTTTAAAGTCTGTGCCCGTGAGAAAGGTTTTCTGGTAAGTTTGTTGCCCTGACCCATTCTGAATTTTTGTGGTACCCATTCTGAAACTTTTGGTTTGCACTTAAGCTTAGTTTCGCAAGAATGGTGAGTATATGTTCTCTACACTTAAGTTTGTTCCCTTCACCCTTCTGACTCTAAATAGTCTTGTGTTTCGCATGAACAATTTATATATGCTCTCTACACTTAAGTTTGTTATCTCCAGCTTTTCCGACTCTAAATAATCTTGTATGTTAGCCCTGTCattattttttccttttctttatgCCATCCATTAACCTCTATACCATACTGGATTCCAGATCCGAGATTTCACGTACAGTCCTGAAGCACAGGAAAGCAAGAAGGGCGAACTGGAAAAGCTCCGGCAAGACGAGGATGCTATTAGAACATCTCTTCTGCAATTCTTATATGCCAGCTACAGCGAGGTACACGTCTGTGGTTAATTGAAATATACAATGTAGAATCTCTTCACTGGCTATTTCATCTCCGCAAGTAGTAGCCAATATGAACACCAATGTTCATGGCTCCACAGTTGTAACTGCTTTTACTGATTCTGGTACAGGTATTCAGTTCTTGGATGCATTTTTCTGCTGTATTTCTCTTTGCAGAGAGCATTCTTAGATACGGTCTGTCAACACCATTCCTGGTAATTCCCCTACTTTTCTATGTTTCTCAGCTTTATACTTTTCACTATCTGATTAATATGTGCGGTTGTTTCTTTTGCGTCCACCAGTGTGCTGTTCTAGCACCGTCTCCGAAGAGTGAGAAAAACCTAAGCAGCATATTAGAAGAGCTTTGTGGCTTTGCTAATAGGTAACTCAATATATTGTACGGACTGCGGTCCAATTCGTTTTTACTTGCTAGCTAGTTGATCATGCTTTTCGCTAACTGAACTCTTGAATTACAGCAAATACTG
This Lolium perenne isolate Kyuss_39 chromosome 1, Kyuss_2.0, whole genome shotgun sequence DNA region includes the following protein-coding sequences:
- the LOC127315622 gene encoding V-type proton ATPase subunit C-like, with amino-acid sequence MPTKYLIVTLPVQSAAGDSEASLWRRLQESISRNSLDTPLYRFTLPRFRGTTFNSLIALSDELVRSNVLIEGLALKIRKQIEDLERDRNAGSGTLAVDGVPVDSYLSRFVWDEDKYPVKPPLKEIVASILSRVRKIEDRLKVQAADYNSVKNQVKSITRKQSISLVTRDLSNLVKAEDIITSEHLTTLLAVVPKYSQQDWLSSYEFFDTFVVPRSSKRLYEDNEYALYTVTLFAKVVDNFKVCAREKGFLIRDFTYSPEAQESKKGELEKLRQDEDAIRTSLLQFLYASYSEVFSSWMHFSAVFLFAESILRYGLSTPFLCAVLAPSPKSEKNLSSILEELCGFANSKYWKSEDGDLGDESHPYVSSTINVV